The DNA region TTATAAACTAAAATCTTATAATAATATGGCATTGTCACAATATCATACACCAAATTCTCTACTCAACAATCTGATCTTATCATAAACTCACAATATAATATTATAAATTTGCTACAATATCATATTATTAATCAATAATAATATAACAGTACTATAATGTTTGTTTAATATTTTACCATTCTATTGCAAATTTACATTATAATAATATAATTTTACATAAATAAAATATTACTTTAAATAGTATATAAATTACCCTTTTATTGATTTATTATTTTTTGTACTTATTAATTATTAATTGCACTTAATAAAGAACTTAACTAATAATTACATAAGCATTTATATATTTCTCTTAAAATTGCACTAAATCATAAAAGCGCTTCCAAGATGGCAAAACTGATTTCCGTGTGTACCCAGAAGGGGGGTGTCGGTAAAACGACACTGACTATGCTGTTGGCCACCTACTACCATACCACCGTAGGGAAACCGGTAACGGTAATTGATGCTGACTTCCCTCAGCACTCTTTTGATGCAACGCGCCGATCTGAATTGGCAAGCATCCAGAACGACGAGGAGATTCAAAGTCTATATGTAACGCTGTACCCGGAGATGAACCGTGAGTTGTATAAGGTCTACAAGGGTTCACTCGAAGAGTTGGCTATGTTCCTGACCGACCTTAAGGGTAGGGGGGAAGATGAACTGGTCTTCATCGATATGCCTGGTACCATGAACGTCAAAGGTTTCGACCGGGTAGCATCGCAGTTGGATTACGTGATACTACCAATGGAAGCAGATAAAATGAGCTTCACAGCCGGACTGCAAACGTTGGACCTCTTCGACCGCTTCCGGGAAGCAAAGGGAGCCGACTACCAGTTGTTCATGCTCTGGAACAAATACAAGAAATCAGAAAATCCGAGCTTGATGCAGGGCATAGAAAACATTGTGCGGGAACGAGGGAATGTGCAGATACTTGAACAGCGGGTAAGTGACTCAGTTACCTGGAAACGGGAACGTTCCACGCTGTTTCCAAGCGAAAAGGTTAAAAACCTGGTGGGCGAATTAAATCTGTTACTCAACATCACTCAACCAGTAGGATAAGCCATGGCTAAAAATAAGAAAACCTTAGACGACGCATCCCTTCGGGCGATGGCTAACCTGGCAACGGCTTCATCTGACCTCAGCAAGCTACAGGAGAATTATGGGTGGAATGCGGATGAATCAGCGCAAGTCGAACAGCAACCGGAAGTGACCGCAACGGAGGTGTCTGCAGCACCAGTACAACCGTTGGTGAATGAACCAGTTATTAAATCACCGGTAGTCCCAACAGGGGAGGAGTCAATCCAATCACAAACTGAGGTTTTAAACAAAGTACCAAAGGAGCCAGCAACGTCAGGTAAAAAGGTTGATAAGTACACAAACACGTACCTGCAACCTATTAAAGGATTTGAGCGACCCACAAAGGTGGCATACATATCTAAACGCTCACATTCATATATCGCATTTCTACAGCGATATGCTGACCTGACTGGCAGCAAGGTATCCATGCAGGAAATCATGGAGAATATATTCCGACAGCACTTTAGCGACAATAAGGCTGAGATAGAGATGATGCGGACAACAGTACAACAAAAAGAAGCCGAACTACACGAATGATAACACTATGGATTAGTGCATCCCTGCTAGCTCTGACGGGCTGGCAGGGTTACCGGTTAGGAAAAGAATATGGATGGTGGGGGAGAAGCGTAATCGCATCTAAAAAGGGGGAGGTGAACGAGATGCCTTCATTAGAAAACACCAAATCAACTGAGAATGGCTTGGGCCTTTCAAGAACCAACTTTGGGAAGTTACTGGGTGGATTTACACCAGCAAGCCAACAAGCCTTTGAAACTGACGATAGCAGCATTGATGAAGAGACGGAGCGACCAATTATTGAGCCAGCCACAACCTTGATGCTGAAAGAGGGACCTATAGACGAAATTGAATATCCAGCTGAAACGGATCAGATACCCGAAACGTGCAACTGGATGGATGAGGAATCTATTTCATTAGTCGACTTTGAAAACGATGAGGAACTAGAAAATGACCAGTCATTTGTGACACTGAACGAGTATATAAAGCGAGTAAGTACAGTTCAACGAAAGATGACGCAGCTGAAAAAACGACGCAACGCAGATACAAGCTTTGTGAAACAAGAACTAGGACTATTAATCGATACGTATCAGCTTGAAAATGACCAGGCATTAGATTGGCTATTCCAACAGCATGAGCAAACGTCTAAAACTGATTACGGCTCGCTCTTCGATCGAATCGAAAGCTTAACAAGCTAAAAAATTTTGTCTCAATTAAAATACTATATATATTAGCATAAAATTTTTAATATGTATATTATTTAATGAAGGCAATTTTGTGCAGTTTGGGTATTGTAGGGCTGCTTCTACTGAGTCAACAGATTCTCGCCCAAGATGAATTAAAACAGGCAGTTGAGGGCGCGACGACGCAAATAACGAACGCTAAAGCGGGAGCTATCCGACTTGGACAAGCAGCTGCAGCGATAGTGGGAATTGTGGGAGCCATTGCGGTATACAGTAAATGGTCAAATGGAGAGAGTGACGTACGGAAGGCCAGTGCTTCCTGGTTGGGTGGCTTGCTGTTCATAGCCATTGCATTTATGATTTTAGAGTCCATTTAAAAATAAAAACAACTCAACAATGCAAAATCGCCTTAACCAATCGAAGGGTTCTAACGCGGCCCAACTCATCGCGTTAATCGTGGCAGGCATATTGGTAGCTCATATCGCACCGGGCCAAGGATTAAGTACACAAGGGTTAAGTACAGCAGCAACTCAAGTAAAAGGTGCCTTCACGGTAGTAACCAATTTGATGTACGCTGTATGTGCCATAATTGGGATTGTTGGTGCCATTTCTGTGTATAGCAAGTGGTCAAACGGAGATCCTGATACGCGGAAAGCAGCAGCATCCTGGTTTGGTGCGCTAATTTTTGCGGGTTTGGTCGTAGTGACGCTGTCGGCCGTTTTCGGAGCCTAGTATGTTTCGAGTCAACAAAGGAGTGGATAGGCCCCCTCAGGTGTTAGGTATCAGAGGAATGAATTTCCTGCTGGTCTTAGGAGGAGCAGCTGTTGGACTGCTGGCTGTAAGTACGTTCATTATGATTGTCACAGGATGGTCAGGAATGATCTGTTATGGGACATACCTGGTTGGACTAATTGTTCTCTATGGACAACTGGTACGGATTTCCAGAGTGCATGGGGAACGGGGAATGGCCCGTACACAAGGACGGGGCAGACAGCCTAAATTGATCATGGTTAGAAGTTCGGGGGTATATAAACAACTGAGGCATGAACCTAAAAAGTAAAGCTATTCATGATGTGTTTCCCATAAGAGCCATTGAGCAGGATTGCCTCATATCGGTTCACGGCGATTTGACCGTTTGTTTCGCCGTTAGCTTACCAGAAATATTTACCCTGAATGCAAGTTTCGATGGGGTAGGGGAGGGGCGCATTGAGCAGGGAGATTACATCACTCTGTGCAACGTATGGACAAAAGCGTTAGGTGTACTACCAAGCTATACGATCCTGCACAAACAGGATTGGTTCGTAGAAGAAAACTATCAAACTTCAGGCGAAGGAGCAGGCTCAACGCAACGCACATTCCTTGATCGGGCCAGTGATCGCCATTTCAATGAGCGTCCTTACCTCCATCACGAGTGCTACCTGTATTTAACCAAAACCCATCAAGAAAGACGGGACGTGAGTGCGGTTAAAACATCGCTGGCGCGTGGTCGACTGGTACCAAAGGAAGTAGGGGATAAGCACAAAGTTGAGGAGTTCTTTAACAGCGTTGAACAGTTCACTTCGATTCTGGAAAGTAGCCGGTTAATTGGCCTGCGTCGGCTCCGATCAGCCGAATTGGCCGGTACGAGCGAAAAAGCGGGCTTGTTAGAGCGATATATGAGTTTATCGCTCCGCGATGAGGTAGTAACGCTGGCGGATTTAGAGATGGATGAGGAGTTACGGGTTGGGGGGAAATATGCCAAATTCTACACAATCTCGGATATTGACGATCTGCCCGAGTGGGTGCACACCAATAACCGGGTTGAGGCACTCTCCACAGAACGGTCGAATGTGTCGGTAAGTTATGCAGCTCCGATTTCGCTGATGCTTCCGTGTAATCACATCTATAACCAGTACATCTTCATCGAAGATAAGCAGGCGGCATTCCCTAAATTAGAGCAACGGGCCACACAAATGCGATCGCTGGCCAACTTTGGTAAGGATAATGAAGTAAACGCCATGCTGCTGAACCAGTATCTCAGCTATGCAGTCGAGACAGGTTTTACGCCGGTACGTTCGCATTTCAACATTCAGGTCTGGACCGAAGACAGGAGCCGCTTACCCGTTCTGCGCAATCTGGTTTCCTCAGCTATCGCCAAGCTAGGCGTCCGGCCTCGTGAAAACACGAAAGACGCATTAGGGTTGTTCTGGGCAGGCATACCCGGTAACGCGGCCGATCTGCCCAGTGAAGACAAATACTGGTCATTTGTACCGCAATCAGTATGCCTCCTCAATCAGGAAACAAACTACTATGATTCTGTCTCGCACTACGGCGTGAAACTGGTTGAGCGGATGAGCGGAAAGCCGTTACTGGTCGACTTATCCGATCACCCGATGAACAAAGGGTGGGTGACTAACCGGAACAAGTTCATACTGGGTCCATCGGGCAGCGGCAAATCGTTCTTTACCAACCATGCACTGCGGAGTTTTCACGTTCAGGGTAGCCATGCCGTCATTGTTGATGTTGGCCACTCTTATCGCGGCCTATGCGACATGCTGGGTGGTCTGTATCTTACTTATTCAGAAGAAGAACCGATCAACTTTAATCCGTTCTTTATCGAAAACCGCCTGCTCCCCGACGTCGAGAAGAAAGAAGCCATCAAGGTACTGCTACAGACGCTCTGGAAACGAAGTGACGAGCGCCAAACGATGTCAGAATACACCGCGCTTTCGGATGCAGTAACGCAATATTTTGAAAGTTGCCTGCCCAATAATCCGGACACTTTCCCCTGTTTTAACTCGTTTTACGAGTTTATGCAGTCAGATTTCCCTCGGTACCTGGAGGAACACAAAGTACAAATCGGCTATTTCGATTATGATAACTTCATCTATGTACTGCGGCCCTTTTACAAGGGTGGCGAATACGAGGAGCTACTCAATAGCCGGGCTAATCTGGATCTGTTGAACATACCATTTATCGTCTTCGAGTTGGATAACATCAAGGATCACCCGATCCTGTTCCCAGTGGTGACCATAATCATCATGGACACCTTCATTTCGAAAATGAGAAAGCTGAATGGGGTTCGGAAGATCATTCTCATTGAAGAGGCTTGGAAAGCCATCATGAAAGATGGGATGGCCGAGTACATCAAATACCTCTACAAAACGGTACGTAAGTTTTTCGGGGAAGCCTGGATCGTAACGCAGGAAGTAGACGACATTATTGGTAATAAGATCGTTAAAGACTCGATCATCAACAATGCCGACACCAAAATACTGCTCGACCAGCGCAAGTACCGCAACAAGTTTTCCCACGTAAAGGATTTGCTGGCCCTAACAGATAAGGAGAAAGATCTTTGTCTGTCATTGAACCGGGACCTCGACCCAAAGCGGAAATATAAAGAGGTCTTTATCTCCTGGGGAGGACAAGAATCAAAAGTATATGGCGTCGAAGTATCGACCGAGGAGTACCTGGCCTATTCAACTGAGCAAACCGAAAAAATACGGCTCGAAGAAAAGGTGGCATCCTACGGCGGTAATTACGACTTAGCCCTGCGCGACTACGCCGACGAAGTGAAGACCGGCACCCTCGTTAGTCGCTAAATCTGCGAATCTATTTCTATACTGAAGTGAAGCAGTCTGTTAACAAACTGCTCTTGACCAGCCTTTGCCTTTTTGGGGGAATTTTCCCCATTCAGGCTGGTGCCAAGGGCGTACCAAATGACTTACACGTTAACCCGGCATTGGCTGAAGTGGACACCACAAATCCGGGGCAGCCTCCACAACAAGGACCACCGGGCCAGACGTTGCTTGGTGGTTTAGGCGATGATTTATCCGGAGAAATCGAGAGTATCATCGGCGAAACGGAGAATTCCATTATGAAGGGCATTCAGGATGAACTTACCGGATTGCTTGGTAATGCTCTGGGCCAACTATTTGACGTCTCGCCGATCTCGGCGGTTAAATCGCTCCAGTCGATGGTGAAGGACGGTTTATCCAAGCAGCAAAAGATCGAGTATCAAAACTACAAGGTAGACTACGCCTGGAAAAAAGCACACATGGAGCTCTCGCCTGCCTTTGCTACCTACTATCGAGAACTAAATCTGAACCAGCTTACCGGCGCCATTGGCGCCAGTAAGAAAGCGGCCGACAAATTTCTGAATACGTCAGCATTTACGGCTAAAGAAGCGGCAGCAATGCGACAGGTGTTACAGGGGGTTGCTGAGACGAGCGATTTGGAAGCTGAGGTTAAAACGATCATTAACCTCGGCGGTAAACCGGTGTGGATGTCAGAAGGGGAACGATTATCAGCCCTGAATGCGGTTCGAACTGACCTTTATGACCGCATCAAGCGAACCAATCAGACATTAGCCCTAATCAGAGCGACCTATCAATTCCGATCTCGAGAAATAGCTAAAAACGCTTACAGGCAGGGATTGTATAAACAAAATTCAACGCTCAACCGGATAGTAAGCACCCGCTCTACTACCTATCAAAGCAAATGAAAAAGCGAATACTCTACTGGGTTTGGCTCGGCTGCTTAGCTGGGACTGCCAACGCACAGATGCCCCCTGCCAATGCGATACCAACTGGAAACAGGGGTAGCAGCATCATTCAATCCGAGATAGACCAACTATTACGCGTATCAGAAAGCGATATAATGGCGGGTTTAAAAGATGCTGGACTCGACTATGGTGAGCTTATAAAAGAAAAGGTTATGGACGAGGTAATCAAAGGGATTGCTGATGCTACCGTATTAGCTCCTTTTGCTACCGAGATCATGGAGCAATACCAGAAACAGAAGAATAAGGACCTGGCCAAAGCCATCGAGAAGCTGAAGAGAACGTGGAAAGATGGCCAGGAACGGATCAACAAAGTTCGTTATCAGGACTTTAAAGTCAAATACGCCTATCAGCAGGCGATGAACAAAGCTCCGATGGACGTGATGCAAGGCACCCGTCGCCAGGCCATTGACGAGTCAGTAAAGGCATTGTGGACAGATGGGCTGCCCGTCGCCATAACAATCACAGATCCCACCAATGCTCGGCTCATGAAAGAGGACATTGATGCGCGCTATCCAAACGAGGACATTGGCTGGACAGTGTTAGCCTCAGCTCGCTCGTCGTTGCTAGCCGATGACAAAACATTGAAAGCAAAAATGGCTCTCGTTGAGAAGCAGGGTCAAACGGCGTACCTATCACCAGCGGACCGGCTTCGGCTACTGCGCGAAATTGATAAGGAAAGCAAAGCCCGTCGCACAACGCTACTAGCAATGGACAAAATCACGTCACAGGGGCTAGACTATTACAAGTACCAACGTAATCGGAAAGCGTATCAGACCAAATACCTACGTACCCAATC from Spirosoma oryzicola includes:
- a CDS encoding DUF4134 domain-containing protein is translated as MQNRLNQSKGSNAAQLIALIVAGILVAHIAPGQGLSTQGLSTAATQVKGAFTVVTNLMYAVCAIIGIVGAISVYSKWSNGDPDTRKAAASWFGALIFAGLVVVTLSAVFGA
- a CDS encoding DUF4134 family protein codes for the protein MKAILCSLGIVGLLLLSQQILAQDELKQAVEGATTQITNAKAGAIRLGQAAAAIVGIVGAIAVYSKWSNGESDVRKASASWLGGLLFIAIAFMILESI
- a CDS encoding DUF3408 domain-containing protein, which codes for MAKNKKTLDDASLRAMANLATASSDLSKLQENYGWNADESAQVEQQPEVTATEVSAAPVQPLVNEPVIKSPVVPTGEESIQSQTEVLNKVPKEPATSGKKVDKYTNTYLQPIKGFERPTKVAYISKRSHSYIAFLQRYADLTGSKVSMQEIMENIFRQHFSDNKAEIEMMRTTVQQKEAELHE
- a CDS encoding TraG family conjugative transposon ATPase; translation: MNLKSKAIHDVFPIRAIEQDCLISVHGDLTVCFAVSLPEIFTLNASFDGVGEGRIEQGDYITLCNVWTKALGVLPSYTILHKQDWFVEENYQTSGEGAGSTQRTFLDRASDRHFNERPYLHHECYLYLTKTHQERRDVSAVKTSLARGRLVPKEVGDKHKVEEFFNSVEQFTSILESSRLIGLRRLRSAELAGTSEKAGLLERYMSLSLRDEVVTLADLEMDEELRVGGKYAKFYTISDIDDLPEWVHTNNRVEALSTERSNVSVSYAAPISLMLPCNHIYNQYIFIEDKQAAFPKLEQRATQMRSLANFGKDNEVNAMLLNQYLSYAVETGFTPVRSHFNIQVWTEDRSRLPVLRNLVSSAIAKLGVRPRENTKDALGLFWAGIPGNAADLPSEDKYWSFVPQSVCLLNQETNYYDSVSHYGVKLVERMSGKPLLVDLSDHPMNKGWVTNRNKFILGPSGSGKSFFTNHALRSFHVQGSHAVIVDVGHSYRGLCDMLGGLYLTYSEEEPINFNPFFIENRLLPDVEKKEAIKVLLQTLWKRSDERQTMSEYTALSDAVTQYFESCLPNNPDTFPCFNSFYEFMQSDFPRYLEEHKVQIGYFDYDNFIYVLRPFYKGGEYEELLNSRANLDLLNIPFIVFELDNIKDHPILFPVVTIIIMDTFISKMRKLNGVRKIILIEEAWKAIMKDGMAEYIKYLYKTVRKFFGEAWIVTQEVDDIIGNKIVKDSIINNADTKILLDQRKYRNKFSHVKDLLALTDKEKDLCLSLNRDLDPKRKYKEVFISWGGQESKVYGVEVSTEEYLAYSTEQTEKIRLEEKVASYGGNYDLALRDYADEVKTGTLVSR
- a CDS encoding DUF4133 domain-containing protein, translated to MFRVNKGVDRPPQVLGIRGMNFLLVLGGAAVGLLAVSTFIMIVTGWSGMICYGTYLVGLIVLYGQLVRISRVHGERGMARTQGRGRQPKLIMVRSSGVYKQLRHEPKK
- a CDS encoding ParA family protein — its product is MAKLISVCTQKGGVGKTTLTMLLATYYHTTVGKPVTVIDADFPQHSFDATRRSELASIQNDEEIQSLYVTLYPEMNRELYKVYKGSLEELAMFLTDLKGRGEDELVFIDMPGTMNVKGFDRVASQLDYVILPMEADKMSFTAGLQTLDLFDRFREAKGADYQLFMLWNKYKKSENPSLMQGIENIVRERGNVQILEQRVSDSVTWKRERSTLFPSEKVKNLVGELNLLLNITQPVG